A genomic region of Sulfobacillus acidophilus DSM 10332 contains the following coding sequences:
- a CDS encoding UDP-N-acetylmuramate--L-alanine ligase (PFAM: Mur ligase family, glutamate ligase domain; Mur ligase family, catalytic domain; Mur ligase middle domain~TIGRFAM: UDP-N-acetylmuramate--alanine ligase~COGs: COG0773 UDP-N-acetylmuramate-alanine ligase~HAMAP: UDP-N-acetylmuramate-alanine ligase~InterPro IPR000713:IPR013221:IPR004101:IPR005758~KEGG: tmr:Tmar_0271 UDP-N-acetylmuramate--L-alanine ligase~PFAM: Mur ligase, N-terminal; Mur ligase, central; Mur ligase, C-terminal~PRIAM: UDP-N-acetylmuramate--L-alanine ligase~SPTR: UDP-N-acetylmuramate--L-alanine ligase;~TIGRFAM: UDP-N-acetylmuramate-alanine ligase~manually curated), translating into MAHVHFIGVGGYSMSGLALWMHQKGHRVTGSDMNPSSRTERLERVGIPVYYGHAARHVAGAERVVYNTDVRPDNPERAWAEAQGIPLVHRSEVLAEILDQYRTITVSGTHGKTTTTTMIGHLLADAGLDPTVFVGGEVGEFEGNLRVGHSVWAVAEADESDGTFLRYHPDIAVATNIEPEHLDHFENRFDRLVEAFHTYLSRVPDHGLAVIGIDNPVLARLVADLSRPAVTYGLADTADLRAIRVEPRVGETRAEVVWGGRSVGELRLVVPGVHNVVNSLAALAVGHHLGIPWDTGLASLEHFHNAARRFQILAETPFLVVDDYAHHPTEIRATLKAARQVTRGRVVALFQPQRYVRTQNLWDAFVEAFQDADILILTEIYAPPGEAPIAGITGEKLADAIRSRQHPVYFVSDMWEAVPMVKSLLTPGDTFITMGAGPVYQVAQRVALDPH; encoded by the coding sequence ATGGCACATGTGCATTTTATCGGGGTCGGGGGCTACAGCATGTCGGGGCTGGCTCTTTGGATGCATCAAAAAGGCCATCGCGTGACCGGATCGGATATGAACCCGTCGTCTCGCACGGAACGGTTGGAACGTGTCGGAATCCCCGTCTATTACGGTCATGCGGCCCGTCATGTGGCCGGAGCCGAACGGGTTGTCTACAATACGGATGTCCGACCGGATAATCCTGAGCGGGCTTGGGCGGAAGCCCAAGGGATTCCCTTGGTGCATCGTTCCGAAGTGCTGGCCGAGATTTTGGATCAGTACCGGACGATTACAGTCAGCGGAACCCACGGCAAGACGACGACCACCACCATGATCGGTCATTTGTTGGCCGATGCCGGGCTGGATCCGACGGTTTTTGTCGGGGGCGAGGTGGGCGAATTTGAAGGAAATCTGCGCGTCGGCCATTCGGTTTGGGCGGTGGCCGAAGCGGACGAAAGTGACGGCACGTTTTTACGCTATCATCCGGATATTGCAGTGGCCACAAATATTGAACCCGAGCATTTGGACCATTTTGAGAATCGTTTTGACCGATTGGTTGAGGCTTTTCACACCTATCTATCACGGGTGCCGGATCACGGGTTGGCCGTAATCGGGATCGATAACCCGGTATTGGCCCGCTTGGTCGCCGACTTGTCCCGTCCTGCCGTCACCTACGGGCTTGCCGACACGGCCGATTTGCGCGCGATTCGGGTTGAACCGCGAGTGGGCGAAACGAGAGCGGAAGTGGTGTGGGGCGGGCGATCGGTCGGCGAATTACGTCTCGTGGTTCCCGGCGTGCACAACGTGGTTAATAGTCTCGCGGCGTTGGCGGTCGGACATCATTTGGGGATTCCTTGGGACACCGGACTGGCGAGTCTCGAACATTTTCATAATGCCGCCCGGCGGTTTCAAATTCTCGCCGAGACCCCTTTTTTGGTGGTCGATGATTACGCCCATCATCCGACCGAAATTCGGGCAACCCTAAAAGCCGCCCGCCAAGTGACCCGGGGTCGCGTAGTTGCGCTCTTTCAGCCCCAGCGGTATGTCCGCACCCAAAATTTGTGGGACGCCTTTGTGGAGGCGTTTCAGGACGCGGACATTTTGATTTTGACGGAAATTTATGCCCCGCCGGGGGAAGCGCCCATTGCCGGGATTACTGGGGAGAAGCTCGCCGACGCCATTCGCTCCCGACAGCATCCGGTCTATTTTGTGTCGGATATGTGGGAGGCGGTGCCGATGGTGAAAAGCCTCTTGACCCCCGGCGACACCTTTATCACCATGGGAGCGGGACCTGTCTATCAAGTGGCGCAACGCGTGGCGTTGGACCCACACTAG
- a CDS encoding anhydrase family 3 protein (PFAM: Bacterial transferase hexapeptide (three repeats)~COGs: COG0663 Carbonic anhydrase/acetyltransferase isoleucine patch superfamily~InterPro IPR001451~KEGG: drm:Dred_0478 anhydrase family 3 protein~SPTR: Anhydrase, family 3 protein) has translation MLLDYEDQSPVVDPPVFLAPGSYVIGRVALGPHASVWFNAVIRGDLERIEIGARTNIQDNVVIHADPGFPVTIGDEVTVGHGAIIHGARVESRVLIGMGSIIMNGAVIGDHSIIGAGTLIPEGAVIAPGSLVLGRPGKRVRSVTEDERAKIVAASQSYVQRWLSVGWHFQ, from the coding sequence ATGCTGTTAGACTATGAGGACCAATCGCCGGTGGTTGATCCTCCGGTATTTTTGGCTCCGGGATCCTATGTGATTGGCCGAGTCGCTCTCGGCCCGCATGCGTCCGTATGGTTTAATGCCGTCATTCGGGGCGATTTGGAACGGATTGAGATCGGGGCCCGCACGAATATCCAAGATAACGTGGTGATCCACGCCGATCCCGGATTTCCGGTGACGATTGGCGACGAGGTGACGGTTGGTCACGGGGCCATTATTCATGGGGCACGGGTCGAGAGCCGGGTCCTGATTGGGATGGGCAGTATTATCATGAATGGCGCCGTGATTGGCGACCATAGCATTATCGGCGCGGGGACGTTAATTCCGGAAGGAGCGGTGATTGCCCCCGGTTCCTTAGTTTTGGGGCGTCCCGGCAAACGGGTGAGGTCGGTGACCGAGGACGAACGGGCCAAAATTGTGGCGGCTTCCCAAAGTTACGTGCAACGTTGGTTATCGGTCGGCTGGCACTTTCAGTAA
- a CDS encoding O-sialoglycoprotein endopeptidase (PFAM: Glycoprotease family~TIGRFAM: putative glycoprotease GCP; metallohydrolase, glycoprotease/Kae1 family~COGs: COG0533 Metal-dependent protease with possible chaperone activity~HAMAP: O-sialoglycoprotein endopeptidase~InterPro IPR000905:IPR017861~KEGG: bsu:BSU05940 DNA-binding/iron metalloprotein/AP endonuclease~PFAM: Peptidase M22, glycoprotease~PRIAM: O-sialoglycoprotein endopeptidase~SPTR: Probable O-sialoglycoprotein endopeptidase;~TIGRFAM: putative glycoprotease GCP; Peptidase M22, glycoprotease, subgroup), giving the protein MRILGIETSCDDTAAAVVENGRHLISSLRSSSAAIQQKFGGVVPEVAAREHVLSILPTVRDALHAAGMDWQDVDGVAVTRGPGLIGALLVGVTFAKSVGSALNRPVVGVHHLEAHLYANALIAPIQFPALALIVSGGHTTLAYWTDHGQLAVLGETLDDAAGEAFDKGARILGLPYPGGPAIERLADQARPDRSITLPVARLGADSLNFSFSGVKTRLRQLAADVPDRAPELAFALQEAVAEALTRNIERAYEKYPVAHLYLAGGVSANRRVREKLGDWASRRQVTLHVPPVELCTDNGAMVAALGYYRLTKGERLGREEGPQTPWPLREAMAGARGEESGTCC; this is encoded by the coding sequence ATGCGCATTTTGGGAATTGAGACATCCTGTGACGACACGGCGGCCGCCGTGGTGGAAAATGGTCGGCACCTGATAAGCTCGTTAAGATCATCGTCGGCGGCCATCCAACAAAAATTTGGCGGCGTCGTGCCGGAAGTGGCCGCCCGGGAGCATGTGCTGTCGATTTTGCCGACCGTGCGGGATGCCCTTCACGCCGCCGGCATGGACTGGCAGGATGTCGACGGGGTGGCGGTGACCCGGGGACCGGGCCTCATCGGCGCCTTATTGGTCGGTGTCACCTTTGCCAAATCGGTCGGGTCTGCCCTTAACCGGCCGGTGGTCGGGGTGCATCATTTGGAAGCCCACCTTTATGCCAACGCGCTGATTGCCCCCATTCAATTTCCGGCGCTGGCGCTGATCGTGTCGGGCGGTCATACCACGCTGGCCTATTGGACCGATCACGGCCAATTGGCGGTATTGGGCGAAACCTTAGATGACGCGGCGGGCGAGGCGTTCGATAAAGGGGCGCGGATTTTGGGCTTGCCCTATCCGGGGGGCCCGGCTATTGAGCGGTTAGCCGACCAAGCCCGTCCCGACCGGTCGATTACCTTGCCGGTCGCCCGACTGGGGGCCGATTCGCTGAATTTCAGCTTTAGCGGGGTGAAAACGCGTCTTCGGCAATTGGCCGCCGATGTGCCCGATCGCGCACCGGAACTGGCGTTCGCGTTGCAAGAGGCGGTGGCCGAAGCGCTAACGCGCAATATCGAGCGCGCGTACGAAAAATATCCCGTCGCTCACCTCTATTTGGCCGGGGGAGTGTCGGCCAATCGGCGGGTAAGGGAAAAATTAGGGGATTGGGCCTCTCGTCGACAAGTGACCTTGCATGTGCCGCCTGTGGAACTGTGCACCGACAACGGGGCGATGGTGGCCGCGTTGGGGTATTACCGGCTCACAAAAGGCGAGCGTTTAGGTCGGGAAGAGGGGCCTCAAACGCCGTGGCCGTTACGGGAGGCTATGGCGGGAGCGAGGGGAGAGGAGAGTGGGACATGCTGTTAG
- a CDS encoding (SSU ribosomal protein S18P)-alanine acetyltransferase (PFAM: Acetyltransferase (GNAT) family~TIGRFAM: ribosomal-protein-alanine acetyltransferase~COGs: COG0456 Acetyltransferase~InterPro IPR000182:IPR006464~KEGG: toc:Toce_1892 (SSU ribosomal protein S18P)-alanine acetyltransferase~PFAM: GCN5-related N-acetyltransferase~PRIAM: Ribosomal-protein-alanine N-acetyltransferase~SPTR: (SSU ribosomal protein S18P)-alanine acetyltransferase;~TIGRFAM: Ribosomal-protein-alanine acetyltransferase), with amino-acid sequence MAVINDGPESVVVVRDMYLSDLDAVMAIESRSFPTPWSRNAFHSELMENNFATYLVLDFHGRVVAYGGMWIILDEAHVTNVAVHPDFRGHHLGERMMVGLMDRAKSLGAHRMTLEVRRSNLVAQNLYQKLGFIQLGVRRGYYTDPREDAFIMWKDPL; translated from the coding sequence ATGGCGGTCATAAATGACGGTCCCGAATCGGTGGTTGTCGTCCGGGATATGTATCTGTCGGATTTGGATGCGGTGATGGCCATTGAAAGTCGATCTTTTCCTACCCCCTGGTCACGTAATGCGTTTCATTCGGAACTGATGGAGAATAATTTCGCCACCTACCTGGTACTGGATTTTCATGGACGGGTAGTGGCGTATGGGGGCATGTGGATTATTTTAGATGAGGCGCATGTTACCAACGTGGCGGTTCATCCCGACTTTCGCGGCCACCATTTAGGGGAACGCATGATGGTGGGGTTAATGGATCGGGCGAAAAGTCTGGGGGCGCACCGGATGACGTTGGAGGTCCGCCGGTCCAATTTGGTGGCCCAAAATCTCTATCAGAAACTGGGCTTTATTCAATTAGGGGTCCGACGCGGGTACTATACCGATCCTCGGGAAGATGCGTTTATCATGTGGAAGGATCCGCTCTAG
- a CDS encoding universal protein YeaZ (PFAM: Glycoprotease family~TIGRFAM: universal bacterial protein YeaZ~COGs: COG1214 Inactive homolog of metal-dependent protease putative molecular chaperone~InterPro IPR000905~KEGG: dau:Daud_2015 peptidase M22, glycoprotease~PFAM: Peptidase M22, glycoprotease~SPTR: Peptidase M22, glycoprotease;~TIGRFAM: universal protein YeaZ), producing the protein MGYKVLGWDASGPSLSVGLIDDGRVVADITWARPRLAGTHLVSWIDQLVREFGRPDGLAVGVGPGSFTGVRVAVTAAKAYAAIWGVPVKGVSSLAAWARGVAPPAYVVVTSERRGSAFYLGYYWVGPSGPEPLIPDTAINGALPEGFPLTREVVVLGPAAEDAQWLSRIGRQARPGQAILSGGQVALTAWPAVQWGESDDPLTLAPAYLRPPAASV; encoded by the coding sequence TTGGGATATAAGGTTCTCGGGTGGGACGCGTCCGGTCCGTCGTTATCCGTCGGATTAATTGACGACGGACGTGTCGTGGCGGATATCACCTGGGCGCGGCCACGGTTGGCCGGCACTCATTTAGTGTCGTGGATCGATCAGCTGGTGCGGGAGTTCGGTCGGCCCGACGGTTTGGCCGTGGGCGTGGGACCGGGATCGTTTACCGGCGTGCGGGTGGCGGTCACGGCAGCCAAGGCTTATGCCGCCATTTGGGGTGTTCCGGTTAAAGGGGTGTCCTCGTTGGCGGCGTGGGCTCGCGGTGTAGCTCCCCCCGCCTATGTGGTGGTGACCAGCGAACGACGGGGTTCGGCCTTCTATTTAGGATACTATTGGGTCGGACCGAGCGGGCCGGAGCCTTTAATACCGGATACCGCGATCAACGGCGCGTTGCCGGAGGGATTTCCGCTGACGCGGGAGGTGGTGGTCTTAGGCCCGGCCGCGGAAGACGCGCAGTGGCTGAGCCGCATCGGGCGACAGGCACGCCCCGGGCAGGCGATTCTTTCCGGCGGCCAAGTAGCATTGACGGCCTGGCCGGCAGTACAATGGGGAGAGAGTGACGATCCGCTGACCTTGGCGCCCGCTTACCTTCGGCCGCCGGCGGCCAGTGTCTAG
- a CDS encoding Uncharacterized protein family UPF0079, ATPase (PFAM: Uncharacterised P-loop hydrolase UPF0079~TIGRFAM: ATPase, YjeE family~COGs: COG0802 ATPase or kinase~InterPro IPR003442~KEGG: pla:Plav_0134 hypothetical protein~PFAM: Uncharacterised protein family UPF0079, ATPase bacteria~SPTR: Putative uncharacterized protein;~TIGRFAM: Uncharacterised protein family UPF0079, ATPase bacteria): MADAPSTTLTVEWTARDLADTERIAARLAEILREGGVLLLKGDLGAGKTTLAQSLLRNLGVMEPVKSPTFDLVHAYRIPGLDIVHADLYRIEQATDVWALDLPAFHTPGTVLVVEWGEAIQDQYPERVECTIDVRPDGTRQFIVQAWGRPFVEALRRQNRQEER; this comes from the coding sequence ATGGCCGACGCGCCTTCGACCACTTTAACCGTTGAGTGGACCGCCCGAGACCTGGCCGATACCGAACGGATCGCGGCCCGGTTGGCCGAGATTTTGCGCGAGGGCGGCGTCTTATTGCTAAAGGGTGATCTGGGCGCGGGCAAAACCACCTTGGCCCAAAGCCTTTTACGCAACTTAGGCGTCATGGAACCCGTCAAGTCGCCGACGTTTGATTTGGTCCACGCCTATCGGATTCCGGGCCTGGACATTGTTCATGCGGATTTATATCGGATCGAGCAGGCGACCGATGTGTGGGCGTTGGATCTGCCGGCTTTCCACACCCCGGGGACCGTTTTGGTCGTCGAGTGGGGAGAGGCGATTCAAGACCAGTATCCGGAGCGGGTGGAATGCACGATTGACGTGCGGCCGGACGGGACCCGGCAATTTATCGTGCAGGCGTGGGGTCGCCCTTTCGTCGAAGCCCTGCGCCGACAGAACCGGCAGGAGGAGAGATGA
- a CDS encoding thiamine-phosphate kinase (PFAM: AIR synthase related protein, N-terminal domain; AIR synthase related protein, C-terminal domain~TIGRFAM: thiamine-monophosphate kinase~COGs: COG0611 Thiamine monophosphate kinase~InterPro IPR000728:IPR010918:IPR006283~KEGG: dal:Dalk_0686 thiamine-monophosphate kinase~PFAM: AIR synthase related protein; AIR synthase related protein, C-terminal~PRIAM: Thiamine-phosphate kinase~SPTR: Thiamine-monophosphate kinase;~TIGRFAM: Thiamine-monophosphate kinase), producing MLIREVGERGLIAMIHRMQPTPAPGFVGIGDDAAVVPGDPAGWLISQDMLVEEIHFRWDWSTPEQVGAKAAAVNLSDIAAMGGIPAAVLTSLALPANLRVEVVEDLIRGLTRTLDRYGAYIIGGDTVGSPDRLVLDVTILGRPGASGPIRRMGARPGDHLLVSGRLGASYAGYQLLSHGGHWPGNNITERSVLVAHLTPTPRVELGQAVAPFVHAMTDISDGLEAEVEELTRFGGIGAEIQIDRLPIDQATREVARIYGVSVEEFALYGGEDYELLMAVPGSRLPNVLEAANHVGVPVTDIGRVTDEPGIRWQLGGEEVEWDGRRAFDHFNR from the coding sequence GTGCTGATTCGAGAGGTCGGAGAGCGGGGCCTGATTGCCATGATTCACCGGATGCAGCCAACTCCGGCGCCAGGATTTGTGGGGATTGGCGATGATGCGGCGGTGGTTCCCGGGGATCCGGCCGGATGGTTAATCAGTCAGGATATGTTGGTGGAAGAAATTCACTTTCGCTGGGACTGGTCGACGCCGGAGCAGGTGGGGGCCAAGGCGGCGGCGGTCAATTTAAGTGATATTGCCGCGATGGGGGGCATCCCGGCGGCGGTTCTGACCAGTCTCGCTTTGCCGGCCAATTTGCGGGTCGAAGTCGTGGAGGATTTAATCCGCGGCTTGACACGCACCCTGGATCGGTACGGCGCCTATATTATCGGCGGCGACACGGTAGGCTCTCCGGATCGGCTGGTTCTCGATGTGACGATTTTAGGACGTCCCGGGGCCAGCGGCCCGATTCGGCGGATGGGGGCGCGACCCGGCGATCATTTATTGGTGTCCGGGCGACTGGGCGCGAGTTATGCCGGGTATCAACTGCTCAGCCACGGGGGCCATTGGCCCGGCAATAATATTACCGAACGCAGTGTCTTGGTCGCGCACCTGACACCGACCCCTCGCGTTGAACTCGGCCAGGCCGTGGCGCCGTTTGTTCATGCCATGACCGATATTTCTGACGGGCTCGAGGCCGAGGTCGAGGAATTGACCCGCTTCGGAGGGATTGGCGCCGAGATCCAAATTGATCGGTTGCCTATTGATCAGGCCACACGGGAGGTGGCCCGCATTTACGGCGTATCGGTCGAAGAATTCGCGCTCTACGGTGGGGAGGATTACGAGCTCTTAATGGCGGTACCCGGGTCGCGGTTGCCGAATGTCTTGGAAGCGGCTAATCACGTGGGGGTGCCGGTTACGGATATCGGACGGGTCACCGACGAGCCGGGCATTCGCTGGCAGTTGGGCGGTGAGGAGGTAGAGTGGGATGGCCGACGCGCCTTCGACCACTTTAACCGTTGA
- a CDS encoding alpha/beta hydrolase fold protein (PFAM: alpha/beta hydrolase fold~COGs: COG0596 hydrolase or acyltransferase (alpha/beta hydrolase superfamily)~InterPro IPR000073~KEGG: dsy:DSY2637 hypothetical protein~PFAM: Alpha/beta hydrolase fold-1~SPTR: Putative uncharacterized protein) — MTFQRMSHEWRGYRLSWWEAGSGSRRIVLLHGGGGTGKAWAHQLTYLSQLGYHVIAPDMPGFGQSDWLEGVTRVDQLGPALADWFFDQGWTSFVLGGNSMGGRVALSLASHHPEPVEGLIILDSVGVRLPDVPILNPLSLPPQQFMSGLVHDPSRYKTATPYRTLEDAQELNRGRQSFARYLGEEGITADPTLDLSRLTMPSLLIWGRHDRIVPLAYGQALRQALPDAELLVIEDCGHLPHIETPELTNQAIHDFLTRRIWPH, encoded by the coding sequence ATGACGTTTCAACGGATGTCACACGAATGGCGGGGCTATCGGCTCAGCTGGTGGGAAGCGGGCTCGGGATCCCGCCGGATCGTTTTGTTACACGGAGGCGGCGGTACCGGGAAAGCCTGGGCCCATCAACTCACCTATCTGAGCCAATTGGGCTATCACGTCATAGCCCCCGATATGCCGGGATTCGGCCAGTCGGATTGGCTGGAGGGGGTCACGCGGGTCGACCAGTTAGGCCCGGCACTCGCCGACTGGTTTTTCGACCAAGGATGGACATCTTTTGTTCTCGGCGGCAATTCCATGGGCGGGCGCGTCGCCCTGTCGTTGGCCTCTCATCACCCCGAACCGGTCGAGGGCCTGATTATTTTGGATTCCGTCGGCGTCCGGTTACCCGACGTGCCCATCCTCAATCCCTTAAGTTTACCCCCGCAGCAATTCATGTCGGGATTGGTCCACGACCCCTCCCGTTACAAAACGGCAACGCCGTACCGCACCTTAGAAGACGCCCAAGAACTCAATCGCGGGCGCCAGTCGTTTGCCCGCTATCTGGGCGAGGAAGGGATTACCGCCGATCCCACGCTGGATCTCAGCCGTCTCACCATGCCCAGTCTCTTAATTTGGGGCCGTCACGATCGGATTGTGCCGTTGGCCTATGGGCAGGCGCTCAGGCAAGCCTTACCGGATGCAGAACTCCTGGTCATCGAGGATTGCGGTCATTTACCGCATATCGAAACCCCCGAACTCACCAATCAAGCCATCCACGACTTTCTCACCCGACGGATCTGGCCACATTAA
- a CDS encoding L-aspartate 1-decarboxylase (PFAM: Aspartate decarboxylase~TIGRFAM: L-aspartate-alpha-decarboxylase~COGs: COG0853 Aspartate 1-decarboxylase~HAMAP: Aspartate decarboxylase~InterPro IPR003190~KEGG: nla:NLA_11190 aspartate 1-decarboxylase~PFAM: Aspartate decarboxylase~PRIAM: Aspartate 1-decarboxylase~SPTR: Aspartate 1-decarboxylase;~TIGRFAM: Aspartate decarboxylase): MYYRMLAAKIHRARVTEADLNYVGSVTIDRDLLDASGLMPYEMVQISNLATGALWHTYIIEGPRGRGDICLNGPPARLFHPDDRVIIIGYRQVSAEELDRYYPKLVFVDDNNRVTDVLTIEPPFTLYPDPAGGP; this comes from the coding sequence ATGTACTATCGCATGCTGGCGGCAAAAATTCATCGCGCCCGGGTGACGGAGGCCGATTTAAATTATGTCGGGTCGGTAACCATCGATCGCGATTTATTGGACGCATCGGGCTTGATGCCCTATGAAATGGTGCAAATTTCGAATTTGGCGACGGGGGCGCTTTGGCACACCTATATTATTGAAGGGCCGCGCGGGCGGGGCGATATTTGTCTGAATGGGCCGCCGGCCCGGTTGTTCCATCCAGACGATCGGGTGATTATTATCGGGTACCGCCAGGTATCGGCCGAGGAACTGGACCGTTATTATCCGAAATTGGTGTTTGTGGACGACAACAACCGGGTCACGGATGTCCTGACGATTGAACCCCCTTTTACCCTCTATCCGGATCCCGCCGGCGGACCTTAA
- a CDS encoding secreted repeat of unknown function (PFAM: Secreted repeat of unknown function~KEGG: cai:Caci_2165 secreted repeat of unknown function~SPTR: Putative uncharacterized protein), with amino-acid sequence MPIPKWTVSMLFLAVVTMTGCGSATPRATASSAAKSEPLVEVATVTVSGKPETILVNRAGDTLYYFVSDQPDRQACTGACQALWLPLKASAAPAAVAGVPGHFSLFRGQVEYNGHLLYTYRGDFGPHELHGQGVQGLWFVATPSLPPLAGSSGSGW; translated from the coding sequence ATGCCTATCCCCAAATGGACCGTGAGCATGCTTTTCTTGGCCGTGGTGACGATGACGGGGTGCGGATCCGCCACTCCCCGGGCGACGGCCTCCTCCGCCGCCAAATCCGAGCCTCTGGTCGAGGTGGCAACCGTAACGGTTTCGGGTAAACCGGAGACGATTTTGGTCAATCGCGCCGGCGATACCCTATATTATTTTGTGTCCGATCAACCGGATCGACAAGCGTGTACGGGTGCCTGTCAAGCGCTTTGGCTGCCGTTGAAAGCCTCGGCCGCACCGGCGGCGGTGGCAGGCGTCCCGGGCCATTTCAGTCTCTTTCGCGGTCAGGTCGAATATAACGGCCATCTTTTATATACCTATCGCGGCGATTTTGGGCCGCATGAACTCCACGGGCAGGGGGTGCAAGGCCTCTGGTTCGTGGCGACGCCGTCCTTACCGCCCCTGGCCGGCAGTTCCGGCAGTGGCTGGTAA